The uncultured Cohaesibacter sp. genomic sequence GTTGTCGCGCTTCAATCGCTTGCTCTACCAGCGCTCCTCCTTTGAGATGCGGAATATGCCTCATCGCTTGATCATGACCCACAGGCATGTCTCGACGGAAGAGAAGGCAAATGCTGAAATCCAGTTCGGAACGATCTGGGCTCTGGCCAATGTTGCTCTGATTCCCGCGCAGGTCTTTGGCGCCTCATTGGTTCCGCTTTCGACCAGCTTTGACTTCCCGGCCCCTGAAAATCTTGAGCCGATCCATCAGGTCTTTGGCCCTTCGGTGCTTTTCGACCAGCCGAGCTCATCGGTCACCTTTGATCAGGCCCGCCTGAAGGATCTCCGCAATCCCGTTTCTGTTCCTCTTGTCACCGCGCTGGAGACGGTCGCTGAAAAGGCGCTCGATCAGGTTCCAGCGCTCGACAGCGTGGCCGCTTATGTGCGCTACCATGTCAAGGAACAGATGGCAGGCTCGATCCTTTCTCAAAGCTCGGTGGCGTCTCTGTTGGGCCTGTCTGTGCGCAGTCTGCAAAGAAAACTGATGCGGGAGGGGACCTCTTTTAGACAGATCGTGGATGACGTGCGTGCGGAAACAGCCCGTCATCTTTTGGCTGATGACCGGATCTCCTTATCGGAAGTCGCCTTCCGGCTCGGCTATAGCGAGCAAGCGGCTTTCAATCACGCGGCAGTGCGTTGGTTTGGAAAGCCTCCAAGAGCGGTGCGGAAAATGAGAGCAAAAGAATAAGGCTCAAACCGGCATGGTCCGGCGGGGTGGATGTTTGACGTCCCTGATGGCAAATCCTAGCATTGGTAACGCCCTTGTACGTTGCCCGAGAGGCTTTGAGCATTGCCTGAATGTGGGGCGTCATTTCTTCCCGGCGGACACCAAGAGATTTCTCTGTAGATTTTGGCCGGGAAGAGGATGCTCATTTATTGCCGACAGCATCAGCAAACGGGCGTCCGCAGCTTACGAAGCAACCGTTTTTACGTTGAAAAGAGCTTGCGGTTCGGCCGCCATCAGCTTGGCAACCATGCCATGCTTGAATGCTTGATAGGCGGCCTGGCCAGCTTCATCGCCCTTGCGCGGCTGGAACTGTTTGACCATGGAGCGGAACTCATCCGTGAAATAACCATCCACGGGCCAGAGAGCGACGCGCTTGCCACGATATTCAAACTCGAAATAGAACCGCCCGATGAGCGCCTCGGGGGCCTTCATGGGTAGGTCTTCGGTTTTGACCGTGATGTTATGGGCGTTGCGAGTGCTCCCTCGCAGCACCAGCTCGATGATGTCGGTGACGCCCGGGCCGGGGAAGCCGACCTGAATCTTCAGCTCATTGCGTTCGATCAGGTTGTCAGGTGACAGCGCCGCACTGGCACAAGTCAGCATCTGGAACATCAGCGCCGAGGCAATGATCTGATCCGGACCGGCATAGCGGATGAAGTCATCGCGGGTGAAGGCGAGAGGGCAATCGCTCTCTTTCAACTCGACGACAGGTGCGTGTCTTGGCTGTATGCCATAAGGATTTGACATGGGGCTACTCCGTTGCACTTGGGGCAAGGATATCGTTGAGATCAACCGGCCCCTTGATCAGGTCGTTGGCGATCAGGAACTGCATGTCGTCTTGCATGCTGGCAAGGTCATTCTGATCGAGTTTTGTGGTGAATCCAGCCCAGTCGGCAAGCTTGGTGGCGTCCGCTATCGCGATATTCTGCTCTTTGGCACCAAGTGCGATGGCTTCTTCACGATGCGCGTTGATATAGCCTTGGGCTTCCTTATGCACCTTGATGACGCGGGCCACCAGATCGGGATGCCCGGCAACAAAGTCCGGACGCGCGGCAAGCACGAGCTTGGGCGTGACAAGGCCCTTGGCGGTGGTGATGACATGCGCGCCTTCTTCCTCGGACTTGATGACGAGGGAGGCGGCCAGCAGGGCGGCATCCACATTGCCGGACAGCATTGCAGCGCGGGCCTTGGGCAGATCCATGGAAACAAGCTTCACATCACCCGGCTGAAGTCCGGCTTTGGCGACAGCAGCCACCAACATCTGATGCAAAACAGTACCCTTTGGACCGGCAACCGTTTTGCCCTTGAGTTCGGCAACGCTGGAAGGGCCATCTTTGGCGGCGACCAGGGCAAAGGTTTCGGATGGGCGGGATACCGCGGAGATGATCTTGATCGGGTTGCCTGCCGCATTGGCCATGAGCACAGAGGTTGAGTTCATCACCATACCGAAGTCGAGCGATCCGGCGGCCAGTGCCTGCGCCTGTTTGGCACCGGAAGTGATCTCGTGCCAATTGATGGTTATGCCGTCTTTTGCAAATTCCTTCTCAAGCCGGCCCTGCAGCTTGGTGACCATGACTTGCAGGTTGAAGGGCGAGGTCACATAGGAAACGTTGATTTCCTTGACCTCATCGGCAAAGGCTGATGCTGCGGACAAGGCAAGGCCAAAGGCCGCCGCCGCCAGGGCTGCGATACCGGTTTGAAGTGACTTCAGCATGCGCTGACTCCTCCGTTTATAGGGTTGGTTGAATGCGATTGGAACGCGCTGCTTTCGCGATGGCTGACCAGTTCGCGTAAATGGCGCTGGATGGAGCGGATTGCCTCTCCGTCAAGATCGCGAGGGCGCGGGAGGGGGATCGGGACATCCTCTTGTATCTGGCCATGGGCCATGACCACCACGCGATCAGCCAGCTTGACGGCTTCTTCCAGATCGTGGGTCACAAACAGGATTGTGCGAGGGCTCTTGGCCTGAATGGCCATGAGCAGGTCATGCATGTCCGAGCGTGTCAGGGCATCAAGCGAGGCGAAGGGCTCATCCATCAGCAACAGGGCAGGGTCCTGCAGCAATGCACGCCCAAGAGCGGCCCGCTGGGCCATGCCCCCCGACAGGGCAGATGGTCTGCTTTCGGCAAATGTTGCCAGATCAAGCGCCGAAAGCATGTCCGCCACACGTGCGCGTTTTTCTGCCTTGTCGAGTGACTTTTTCGCCCTTAAGGCAAGCAGTAAATTCTGTTCCAGACTTGCCCATGGCAACAGGCGGTGATCCTGAAAGACGACGGCACATTGTGCGGCAAGATCTGGGGGATGAATTCTCCCCACATCCGGCGCAACAAGGCCAGCAAGGCAATGCAGAAGCGTCGTCTTGCCGCATCCGGACCGCCCGATCAGCGCGACAATTTCATTGGGTGCAAGGCTGAGAGAAAGCTCATTGATGACCGGATGGCTCGCAAGCTTTGCCCCATTATCTGTGGCTTGCACAAAGCGCTTGCTCAGCCCCTTGATCTCAATCGGAGTGGTCGGGCTTCTCATGTCCATCAGAAAATGCCTCCGAGCATATGCTGTCGATCATCGGTGGGAAGGAGGCGGCGGAAGATGGCATCAAGCGCCATACCTGTCACTGCGATGACGACGATGCCAACGAAGATCCGGTCTGTGCGCGCCAGTTGTTCGGAATCGAGAATGAGATAGCCAAGCCCAGCGCTGGCGGCGATCAGCTCGGCGCCAACGAGTGCCCGCCAGGCATAGCCGAAGCCAAGCCGCAACCCAGTCGACAAGCCAGCGCTTGCTCCGGGCACAAGCACAAACCGAACGGTTTCAAGCTTACTGAGATTGAGGGTCTTGGCCATCTGTAAAAGCTTGGGCTCGACCGTTTGAAGGGCGGTCAAGGCCGAGAGATAGACGGGGAAGAAGCTGGCAAGGATGATGACCGCCAGTTTTGACCCTTCCCCAATGCCGAACCAGAGAATGAGCAAGGGAACCAATGCCAGAGGTGGGATCACCCGGATTGCCTCAAAAGGCAAGAAAGTCATGCGCCGGACGAGCGGGAAGCGATAGTTTAGCGCTGCCAAGAGCAGGGCTGAAGCGCCAGACAAGGCAAAGCCTGCCAGCACCCGCATCAAGCTCACCTTAATATGTTCTGCGAGCAACCCCTTGCCCCATAGATCAACCGCGGCCGCCCATACCTCCAGAGGCGGGGGTAGAAGATAGGCGTTGAACCAGTTTCGTGTAGAGCCAAAGTGCCAAATAGCTATACCAAGAACCGGCAATGCCAGAACAGTCACTAGGGCAAGAATTCTTTGCCTGGAAGCAAAGCCATTGAGGACGGGGAAGCTCATGAAGGGTAGGGCTTTTGATCGCGTGAACGGCTTGGTTCTGACAAATGAGCCGCATTGCATTAAAGTTGAGAATTTAACTCATGTATATACAAAATAATTCTTGAGTCAATTACTCAAAATTAAATTTGGACGATCCTGCTATGGTGCTCGCATCCCTATTTGGGCGCACAGGTTTACGCCCTGAACACACATCGCGTATGGGGGCTCTGATTGGCGTAGCCGTGTTGAAGAGGGATGACCAAAGCAGGCCAAGTTATGCCGCTTGGTGCTTCACAATGCTTCTGGTCGGATATGTCATGGCTATTTGATCCGAACCGCGCATGTGCAGGAAGGTAATCTGAAACCGGCCTATGGAAGGCTTTGATCCCAGTGCGGATTTCAGAGAAACCAGTCACCTATTCCGATATAATAGCTTCTATCCAATAGCGCTGGCTTATTGGGTAGAGGTCGCGACCAAGGTCTGGTTAGTCGCGACGCTCTTGGTGTCGTGCTGAGGAATTTCAGGAAATCCGGCGTAAAATAACAGCCGTTCCCATGCCGCCTCCGATGCAAAGAGAGGCAAGGCCGTAGTCAAGACCGTCTCGCAGCATGCCGTAAAGCAGGGTGGTTGTGATGCGGCCACCGGATGCGCCCAACGGATGTCCGAGTGCAATGGCCCCGCCAGTCACATTGGTTTTGTCTTCAAACCAGCTCATGGGCACATCATGATCCTTGCTGAGACCCTTCATGACGGCAAGTGATTGCGCTGCAAATGCTTCGTTAAGCTCGAGCCGTTGCATGCTTTCCAGTTTCATGTCTGCGCGTGACAGGGCTTGGGCAATGGCGGGGACTGGGCCATATCCCATGATGGCGGGATCGACACCGCCTTGACCATAGCTGACAAGCTCTGCCAACGGTGTGAGGTTATGTGCTTTGACAGCATCTTCTGACGCGAGAACAAATGCGACACCGCCGTCATTGATGCCCGAAGCATTGCCTGCTGTCACCGTTCCTTCTGGCTTGAAGGCGGGCTTGAGCTTGGCCAATCCTTCCATCGAAGCATCGGCACGCGGGAATTCGTCGCGTTTGAAAATCAATGTCTGTTTGCGGCTTTTGACCTCAACAGGGGTGATCTCGTCGTCAAACAGGCCTTCTTGAACCGCAGCATAGGCACGCTGCTGGCTTTTGAGCGCAAAAGCGTCCTGCTCCTTGCGGGAAATGTCGAATTTCTCGGCAAGGTTTTCTGCTGTGATGCCCATGTGATAATTGTTGAAGACGTCGGTTAGGCCATCGACGACCATGGTGTCGGTCAAGGACTGAGGGCCCATCTTGTGCCCCGAGCGGCTCGATCCCGGCAAGGCGAAGGGTGCCTGCGACATGCATTCCATGCCAGCCGCAACTGCCAACCCTGCATCTCCTGCCTTGATATGAGAGGCGGCTTCCATGATGGTTTTCATGCCGCTGCCACAAATCATGTTGACGGTATACGCAGGAACTGTTTCAGGAATGCCTGCATAGATGGCTGCCTGCCGACCTGGTCCCATACCTTGGTTTGCGCCAAGCACGTTGCCAACGATCACCTCATCAAGAAGGGCCGGATTGACTTTGGCTTGGTCCAGAGCAGAGGCGATGGCTGCTGCGCCGAGGCGTGCTGCTGGAACGCTGGAGAGAGAGCCAAGAAAACTGCCCATTGCTGTGCGTTTGGCCCCTACGATAAAGACTTTTGTCATGATTGGCCCTTCAGATTACCAGACCGCCGTCGATCTTCAGCACTTGGCCTGTGATGAAGCGCGCACGATCACTGGCCAGGAACAGAACGCCTTGTGCGATGTCTTCTGCTTCGCCCATGTGGCCAAGAGGGGTTTTGCTTTCCATGTAGGAGATGACTTTTTCCGGAAGATCCTTGGTCATTGGCGTCTTGATGAAGCCGGGAGCGACGCAGTTGGCGCGGACCTGAGCGCCCTTGCGAGAGAATTCCTTGGCCCAGCTCTTGGTCATGGCAATGACACCAGCCTTGGTGGCTGCATAGTTGGTCTGGCCGATGTTGCCATCGGTGCCGACAACGGAGGACATGGTAACAATGGATCCGGAGCCATTTGCGATCATCACCGGGGAGACCGCTTGAGTCATGTTGAAGACGCCCTTCAGATTGACGTCGATGACCATATCCCAGTCCTTCTCACTCATGCGATCAAGCAGGTTGTCGCGCGTGACGCCTGCATTGTTGACAAGGACGTCTATTTTTTCGTGCTCTTGTTTGATTTTCTCAATGAAGGCGTGAATGGCATCACGATCACACACGTTGAGTTCTACTGCCTCGATGTTTGAAAATCTGTCTTTGTAGTCGCTCATAGCGTCCAGATTCATGTCGCAGGCAAATACTTTTGCCGCACCTTCTGTTGCGAATGTTTCAACAGTACAACGGCCGATGCCCTGTGCTCCGCCAGTTACAATGCACACCTTGTCTTTAAGCATGATTCCACCTTCTATTCTTGTTTGGTTTGCGACATTTGCATGCGAACATGTCGTTGGTCAGAATTATTGACATGAAAGGACGCGAATGATTATAGACAGCTAGGCAAAACTCTAATGAAGATATGGGATTGTCTTTTGCTCGCCTGACTCGTTATGGAGCGAGGCCTATGGGCAGGCCGCCGGGCCTGGAGCGCACGCTCCGTGTGGCTATCGACTATTCGCAACCGGTTTTTCCCGTTTTGGTTTCACTGCAGTGCTATCTATCTATGGGTACGCATGTGAGAAAGAAAGCTCTAACCATGCTCGACAAGATGGTTTATTTTCTGAATGTTGTTCGTACCGGCTCCTTTTCCGATGCGGCGCGGCTTTATGGTATCTCCGCCAGTGCAGGCAGCCGCTGGATCATCGAATTGGAGGAAAAGCTTGGCGTGAGCCTTCTGAAGCGGTCGACCCGCAAAGTGGTTGCGACCGAAGCTGGGCAGCATCTCTATGATCGTTTCAGCGGGGTCAACGGGGAAATTGAGGATATCTTTTCGGAGCTGCAGCGGTTTGGTCAGGAAGAGCGCGGCACCATCGTGGTTGCCTCCACGCCGCTCTTTGCCAAGCATTTTCTTGCCCGGATCGTGGGGGAATATCTGCTTGAGCATCCCCGCGTAAATTTTCGCATCATCGAGACGGCCTATGACGTCGATATGGTGGAGAATGTGGACTTCTTCATTCGCGCCAACGCCACCTATGACGGGTTCCAAGAGAAGGATAGCCTTCTTATTCGCCGTTCCCTGTTGCGCTGTCCATTGGTTGCCTGTTGTTCCCCGCAATATGCCGAGCGCTATGGCATTCCGCATATGCCTGAGGAATTGGCAAAGCATAGCTGCCTGTATGCTCACACGTTGGTGGGGGGGAACAAATGGGTGTTCGAAAACAAGGGTGATTATACCACGGTAAAAATCTCTCGTACGGTAGAGGTCGAGGATAGTGAGATCATCAAGTCCATCGCCCTTACTGGTGGCGGGATTGCTTATTTGCCGCTCAGCATCTTGCGCAAGGAGCTGGCGGACGGGCAGTTGATTTCCATTCTTGGTGATTATCTGGACGCGGAATTCGAGCTCAACCTCTATTTTCGGCAGCGGCGGCAGATGCCGGTCCTTTGCACCAATTTCAAGGATTATCTCATTCAAAGAACGAAGGAAATGGCGGAAGGGGACGTAAACTGGTCCCGGTAATCTCTATTCTTGCGCAAAAGCCACTTATTGTCCCATTTCAGCAATTCTGTTTTGGATGATTGTCTGTTTCATCCCAAAGAAAACTTTCTTAGCATTGACCCATGAAATATGGGCATATGTGTGTTTTTACTTGTGCCCTAAATAAAGGGTCAAAAAAATGCAAGTAAAAATTCTGACCCCAGAACAAGCTGCTGATCTTATCGAAGACAGAGACCGTGTTATTCTGGGAGGATTTATTGGCGCTGTTGTTCCTGAAGCAATAGAAATAGCTTTGAAAAACCGGTATCTGAGCACGGGAAGCCCTAGAAATATTGAGTTATATTTCACTGCGGGGCAGGGCGACGGCAAAGATCGAGCCAATAACCATCTCGCTCAAGAAGGCTTGGTGAAGCGTGTGATCGGTGGTCACTGGGGCCTTATCCCGAAATTGCAGGATCTGGCAAACCGTGATTTGATCGAGGCTTATAATCTGCCGCAAGGTGTGATCGCCCATTTGATCCGAGATAGTGCTGCGGGAAAACCGGGTACGTTGACCCATGTCGGTCTGGGAACATTCGTTGATCCGCGCATCGAAGGTGGCAAGATCAACACGATCACCAATGAGGACATCGTGTCCCTCATGAAGGTGGGAGGCAAGGACTATCTGTTCTATAAAAGGCTTGAAGCCAATGTGGCGTTGTTGCGCGGCACCACTGCTGATAAGCATGGCAACATCACGATGGAAGATGAGTGCCTGACGCTCGAAAATCTGGCGGCGGCCCAGCTGGTCTCCAATCTTGGCGGCAAGGTCATTGTTCAGGTCAAGCGGCTGGTTGAGCATGGGGAGCTCGATCCCCAACAGGTTCGCATTCCGGGCATTCTGGTGGATGCCATCGTGATCGCAAGCGGTGACGAACATCGGCAGACCTTTGCCGAGAGTTACAATCCGGCTTATTGCGGGCGCGGCAAGCGCGGGGAAAAGACCACGGCTCCGCGGCCGCTGGATGTCAAGAAGATCATTGCCCGGCGCGCTGCGCAGCAATTGCGCGAAGGGGCTATTCTCAACTATGGCATTGGTGTGCCTGAGGTCATCGCAGAGGTGACCGATGAAGAGGGCGTGACCGACAAGATGATTGCCACGGTGGAGCCGGGCGCCATTGGCGGCACGCCTGCTGGCGGGCAGAGCTTTGGTGCGGCGTCTTTCCCCGATGCAATCATAACGCAGGATCAGATGTTCGATTTCTATGACGGTGGTGGCGTGGATCAGGCGTTTCTCGGGTTGGCCGAGGCCGATGCGTTTGGCAATATCAACGTGTCTCGTTTCGGGCCAACCATTGCCGGGTGTGGCGGATTTATCAACATTACGCAGAATGCCAAGGAGGTCTATTTTTGTGGCACCTTCACTGCGGCCGGACTCAAATGCCAGGCCGGAGACGGCAAGCTGACAATCATAAAAGAAGGCAAGGTGAAGAAGTTTCTCAAGTCTGTGCAGCAGATCACATTTTCGGGGGACCAGGCGCGCCAGAATGGGAAGCAGGTTTTCTATTTCACCGAACGGGCTGTGTTCCAGCTGGTTGAAGATGGCATTGAGCTGATTGAGATTGCCCCCGGTGTTGACCTTGAAACGGATGTGCTTGGGCAGATGGATTTCAAGCCCAAAATCAGCCCCGATCTCAAGGAAATGGATGCCCACCTGTTTGTTGACGCTCCTCTCGGTCTCACCCTTCGTCCCCCAGTATCCTTATAAGGTTATCTGGTAATCGGGAAACCCCGCTTCTTTCTTCTCCTCCTTATGGGAGCGGGGCCCCGATATTCCCTTCACCAATGTGGGAGGCTCCCTATGAGTTACACCTTGGAACAACTATCTATAGGCCAGTCAGCGTTCTTCGAGAAAACGATCTCAGAAGCCGATATTCAAATGTTTTGCGGCATCAGCGGTGATATCAATCCGGTGCATGTCAGCGCGTTGGCTGCAGAAAAAAGTGTATTTGGCAAACGCGTTGCGCACGGCATTCTTGTTTCCGGTCTGACGTCAGCGGTTCTGGGCATGCAACTGCCTGGTCCGGGGACGATTTATCTGGGGCAAGAGTTGCGTTTTGTGGCTCCTGTTTATATCGGAGATACGATCCGCGCTGAAGTTGAAGTGGTTGAAATCATCCCCGAGAAGAAGCTCGTCAAGCTTAAGACGACAAGTACCAATCAAGATGGTAAGGTCGTCATTTCTGGTGTCGCAACCGTCCGTCCCCCGCAATCCTCTTGAGGGTTCACCCAAACACCAAGGCCAATTCCTCTTTTCCCCGTACATCAGAGAATATCAATGATCATTCAACCCATCATCAAAGGTCAGGTGGCCAAATCCTGCCATCCCATCGGCTGTGGCAAGGCGGTCGCAGACCAAATTGACTATGTTCGTCAAGCCCGGCAAATAGAGGCTGGCCCCAAGAAGGTGCTTGTCTTGGGGGCTTCCTCCGGTTTTGGTCTGGCTTCGCGTATCTCCCTGGCCTTTGGCGGCGCCAATGCCGACACGATCGGCGTTGCATTCGAACGCGGGCCGTCCGAGAGAGGCGTCGGAACCGCTGGCTGGTACAACCTCATTCAATTCAAGCAAGAGGCCGAAAAACAGGGCCTCGTTGCCAAGAATTTCGTTGGCGATGCCTTCTCTCCTGATATGCGCCGGAGCGTTGCCGATTACATCAAGACCGAGTTCGGCGGTTCTGTTGATCTGGTGGTCTATTCGCTGGCAACTGGCGTGCGCCCCGATCCCAAAACCGGAAAGCTGATCCGCTCCTCAATCAAGACTGTCGGGGAACCGATGACCGGTTATACCGTCAATCTGGAGAAGGATTGTCTGGAGGAAAGTGTGCTGGAAGCGGCGAGCGAGCAGGAAATAGCCGACACCGTGAAGGTCATGGGTGGGGAAGACTGGGAAGAATGGATCGATTTCCTGTCTGGTGAAGGGGTTCTGGCCAAGGGATGCCAGACCCTTGCCTATTCCTATATTGGCTCTGACATCACCTACCAGATCTATCACGAAGGCACGCTTGGTCACGCCAAGACGCATTTGCAGGCAACGGCTGATAAACTCGACGCCAAGCTCAAGGCCGTTGGCGGGCAGGCTCATGTCGCCGTATGCAAAGCTTTGATTACCAAGGCAAGCGTGTTTATTCCGGCTTTCTCACCCTATATTCTGGCGCTCTTCAAGGTGATGAAGGATATGGGGCTGCATGAAGGATGTATCGAACAGATGCAGCGACTTTATGCCGATTGTATCTACCAAGCCGATGGTGAAGTTCGCGTCGATGAGCATCGCCTTGTGCGGGTTGATGATTGGGAACTGCGTGAAGATGTGCAGGAAAAGGTCCGAGCCATTCTGGACAAGATGACGCCTGACAATTTCAAGACGTTGGGTGACTATGAAGGCTATAAGACCGACTTCATGAAACTGAACGGTTTTGGGCTTGATCATGTAGATTATGCCCAGGATGTCGATCTGGAAAGTTTAAGAAAAGGCTGATTGCTTCACGATTGATGAGGCTGTTTGAAAGACAATAAGGATCCAGTACTTTGTGCTGGGTCCTTTCTTGCGTTCTGTTTCATAATTTCTTGGTTTTATTTTGCTTTTTACATTACACCTTCCCAAAATCGGGAAAATGAACTGTATGAAAACAGGCTATCCTCCCTCATGAATTTAAAAAAGCGGAATCAAGCCTAGGGAGGTTCCTTAAATGCTTCGAAAGCCAATCATTGAATTTGTTGTCTTCACGACATATGCGTTGTTCGCCATG encodes the following:
- a CDS encoding beta-ketoacyl-ACP reductase, with amino-acid sequence MLKDKVCIVTGGAQGIGRCTVETFATEGAAKVFACDMNLDAMSDYKDRFSNIEAVELNVCDRDAIHAFIEKIKQEHEKIDVLVNNAGVTRDNLLDRMSEKDWDMVIDVNLKGVFNMTQAVSPVMIANGSGSIVTMSSVVGTDGNIGQTNYAATKAGVIAMTKSWAKEFSRKGAQVRANCVAPGFIKTPMTKDLPEKVISYMESKTPLGHMGEAEDIAQGVLFLASDRARFITGQVLKIDGGLVI
- a CDS encoding acetyl-CoA C-acetyltransferase, with translation MTKVFIVGAKRTAMGSFLGSLSSVPAARLGAAAIASALDQAKVNPALLDEVIVGNVLGANQGMGPGRQAAIYAGIPETVPAYTVNMICGSGMKTIMEAASHIKAGDAGLAVAAGMECMSQAPFALPGSSRSGHKMGPQSLTDTMVVDGLTDVFNNYHMGITAENLAEKFDISRKEQDAFALKSQQRAYAAVQEGLFDDEITPVEVKSRKQTLIFKRDEFPRADASMEGLAKLKPAFKPEGTVTAGNASGINDGGVAFVLASEDAVKAHNLTPLAELVSYGQGGVDPAIMGYGPVPAIAQALSRADMKLESMQRLELNEAFAAQSLAVMKGLSKDHDVPMSWFEDKTNVTGGAIALGHPLGASGGRITTTLLYGMLRDGLDYGLASLCIGGGMGTAVILRRIS
- a CDS encoding CoA-transferase is translated as MQVKILTPEQAADLIEDRDRVILGGFIGAVVPEAIEIALKNRYLSTGSPRNIELYFTAGQGDGKDRANNHLAQEGLVKRVIGGHWGLIPKLQDLANRDLIEAYNLPQGVIAHLIRDSAAGKPGTLTHVGLGTFVDPRIEGGKINTITNEDIVSLMKVGGKDYLFYKRLEANVALLRGTTADKHGNITMEDECLTLENLAAAQLVSNLGGKVIVQVKRLVEHGELDPQQVRIPGILVDAIVIASGDEHRQTFAESYNPAYCGRGKRGEKTTAPRPLDVKKIIARRAAQQLREGAILNYGIGVPEVIAEVTDEEGVTDKMIATVEPGAIGGTPAGGQSFGAASFPDAIITQDQMFDFYDGGGVDQAFLGLAEADAFGNINVSRFGPTIAGCGGFINITQNAKEVYFCGTFTAAGLKCQAGDGKLTIIKEGKVKKFLKSVQQITFSGDQARQNGKQVFYFTERAVFQLVEDGIELIEIAPGVDLETDVLGQMDFKPKISPDLKEMDAHLFVDAPLGLTLRPPVSL
- a CDS encoding ABC transporter ATP-binding protein, with product MDMRSPTTPIEIKGLSKRFVQATDNGAKLASHPVINELSLSLAPNEIVALIGRSGCGKTTLLHCLAGLVAPDVGRIHPPDLAAQCAVVFQDHRLLPWASLEQNLLLALRAKKSLDKAEKRARVADMLSALDLATFAESRPSALSGGMAQRAALGRALLQDPALLLMDEPFASLDALTRSDMHDLLMAIQAKSPRTILFVTHDLEEAVKLADRVVVMAHGQIQEDVPIPLPRPRDLDGEAIRSIQRHLRELVSHRESSAFQSHSTNPINGGVSAC
- a CDS encoding NrtA/SsuA/CpmA family ABC transporter substrate-binding protein, coding for MLKSLQTGIAALAAAAFGLALSAASAFADEVKEINVSYVTSPFNLQVMVTKLQGRLEKEFAKDGITINWHEITSGAKQAQALAAGSLDFGMVMNSTSVLMANAAGNPIKIISAVSRPSETFALVAAKDGPSSVAELKGKTVAGPKGTVLHQMLVAAVAKAGLQPGDVKLVSMDLPKARAAMLSGNVDAALLAASLVIKSEEEGAHVITTAKGLVTPKLVLAARPDFVAGHPDLVARVIKVHKEAQGYINAHREEAIALGAKEQNIAIADATKLADWAGFTTKLDQNDLASMQDDMQFLIANDLIKGPVDLNDILAPSATE
- the fabV gene encoding enoyl-ACP reductase FabV; translation: MIIQPIIKGQVAKSCHPIGCGKAVADQIDYVRQARQIEAGPKKVLVLGASSGFGLASRISLAFGGANADTIGVAFERGPSERGVGTAGWYNLIQFKQEAEKQGLVAKNFVGDAFSPDMRRSVADYIKTEFGGSVDLVVYSLATGVRPDPKTGKLIRSSIKTVGEPMTGYTVNLEKDCLEESVLEAASEQEIADTVKVMGGEDWEEWIDFLSGEGVLAKGCQTLAYSYIGSDITYQIYHEGTLGHAKTHLQATADKLDAKLKAVGGQAHVAVCKALITKASVFIPAFSPYILALFKVMKDMGLHEGCIEQMQRLYADCIYQADGEVRVDEHRLVRVDDWELREDVQEKVRAILDKMTPDNFKTLGDYEGYKTDFMKLNGFGLDHVDYAQDVDLESLRKG
- a CDS encoding LysR family transcriptional regulator → MRKKALTMLDKMVYFLNVVRTGSFSDAARLYGISASAGSRWIIELEEKLGVSLLKRSTRKVVATEAGQHLYDRFSGVNGEIEDIFSELQRFGQEERGTIVVASTPLFAKHFLARIVGEYLLEHPRVNFRIIETAYDVDMVENVDFFIRANATYDGFQEKDSLLIRRSLLRCPLVACCSPQYAERYGIPHMPEELAKHSCLYAHTLVGGNKWVFENKGDYTTVKISRTVEVEDSEIIKSIALTGGGIAYLPLSILRKELADGQLISILGDYLDAEFELNLYFRQRRQMPVLCTNFKDYLIQRTKEMAEGDVNWSR
- a CDS encoding ABC transporter permease; protein product: MRVLAGFALSGASALLLAALNYRFPLVRRMTFLPFEAIRVIPPLALVPLLILWFGIGEGSKLAVIILASFFPVYLSALTALQTVEPKLLQMAKTLNLSKLETVRFVLVPGASAGLSTGLRLGFGYAWRALVGAELIAASAGLGYLILDSEQLARTDRIFVGIVVIAVTGMALDAIFRRLLPTDDRQHMLGGIF
- a CDS encoding MaoC family dehydratase; this encodes MSYTLEQLSIGQSAFFEKTISEADIQMFCGISGDINPVHVSALAAEKSVFGKRVAHGILVSGLTSAVLGMQLPGPGTIYLGQELRFVAPVYIGDTIRAEVEVVEIIPEKKLVKLKTTSTNQDGKVVISGVATVRPPQSS
- a CDS encoding AraC family transcriptional regulator ligand-binding domain-containing protein, with the translated sequence MLSLKAQTSAALLDALVDLALKEDLISTSEAARFHKATAYRRDSASISQIEEKLVLELRPLLIERWGGPEVGAVLALRVDLSRLGTIGELIMRSETPQSAFYQLSRFNRLLYQRSSFEMRNMPHRLIMTHRHVSTEEKANAEIQFGTIWALANVALIPAQVFGASLVPLSTSFDFPAPENLEPIHQVFGPSVLFDQPSSSVTFDQARLKDLRNPVSVPLVTALETVAEKALDQVPALDSVAAYVRYHVKEQMAGSILSQSSVASLLGLSVRSLQRKLMREGTSFRQIVDDVRAETARHLLADDRISLSEVAFRLGYSEQAAFNHAAVRWFGKPPRAVRKMRAKE